The Fusobacterium sp. IOR10 genome window below encodes:
- the glpQ gene encoding glycerophosphodiester phosphodiesterase has protein sequence MKLKKTLLVLALFSSIGVIANAVTASSGKENDRIIIAHRGASGYLPEHTLESKALAFAQGADYLEQDLAMTKDDRLVVIHDHFLDGLTDVAKKFPDRAREDGRYYVVDFTLAEIETLEMTENFKTVDGKQVQVYPNRFPMWKSHFRIHTFEDELEFIQGLEKSTGKTVGIYPEIKAPWFHHQNGKDIAKATLEVLKKYGYTTKDSPVYFQTFDYNELKRVKTELLPEMGMDLKLVQLVAYTDWHETEEQNAKGEWVNYDYDWMFKKGAMKEISKYADGIGPGWYMMIDEDNSTKGNVKLTPMAGYIEVSGMECHPYTVRKDALPDFFDNVNQMYETLLYKANATGLFTDFPDLGVKYVESK, from the coding sequence ATGAAACTTAAAAAAACATTATTAGTTTTAGCACTATTTAGTAGTATTGGAGTAATTGCAAATGCAGTGACAGCATCTAGTGGGAAAGAAAATGATAGAATTATTATAGCTCATAGAGGTGCCTCAGGATATTTACCAGAACATACTCTAGAATCAAAGGCATTAGCCTTTGCCCAAGGAGCAGATTATTTAGAACAAGATTTAGCTATGACAAAGGATGATAGATTAGTTGTTATTCATGATCATTTTTTAGATGGATTAACAGATGTAGCTAAAAAATTTCCAGATAGAGCAAGGGAAGATGGACGTTATTATGTTGTTGATTTTACCTTAGCAGAAATTGAAACACTTGAAATGACAGAAAACTTTAAAACTGTAGATGGAAAACAAGTACAAGTATATCCAAATAGATTCCCAATGTGGAAATCCCATTTTAGAATCCATACTTTTGAAGATGAATTGGAATTTATTCAAGGATTGGAAAAATCAACAGGAAAAACTGTAGGGATTTATCCAGAAATAAAAGCTCCTTGGTTCCACCATCAAAATGGAAAGGATATTGCAAAGGCAACTTTAGAAGTATTAAAAAAATATGGTTATACAACTAAAGATAGCCCTGTTTATTTCCAAACATTTGATTACAATGAATTAAAACGTGTGAAAACAGAATTATTACCTGAAATGGGAATGGACTTAAAATTAGTTCAATTAGTTGCCTATACTGATTGGCATGAAACAGAGGAACAAAATGCAAAGGGTGAATGGGTAAATTATGATTATGACTGGATGTTTAAAAAAGGTGCAATGAAAGAAATATCTAAATATGCAGATGGAATTGGACCAGGATGGTATATGATGATAGATGAAGATAATTCAACTAAGGGTAATGTAAAATTAACTCCAATGGCTGGATATATAGAAGTTTCAGGAATGGAATGTCATCCTTATACAGTAAGAAAGGATGCATTACCAGATTTCTTTGATAATGTAAACCAAATGTATGAAACATTACTTTATAAAGCAAATGCAACAGGATTATTTACAGATTTCCCTGATTTAGGTGTTAAATACGTAGAAAGCAAATAG
- a CDS encoding lecithin retinol acyltransferase family protein — protein MARGDHVKVSRCLGAYYHHGIDVGNGKIIHYTGEPGKKINASIEITSINEFLNGGKLEIVKYSKCLSETETISRAFELIGEKNYNLFFNNCEHFANYCKVGETKSEQVNNMKYGTGTAASTVMSTTAGIGAVASVGTVGGLSGAGVMSGLAAIGPGGVVGGIATLSAAPAIAANIAMNKILNDNDTLTMEERDARKVGRTAAKVGTVAVAGGSVAAISSAGTVAGLSGAGITSGLAAIGGTVGGGMVAGTAIAVAAPAVAAVAVGTCIYKAFKWLSN, from the coding sequence ATGGCTAGAGGAGATCATGTAAAAGTAAGTAGATGTTTAGGAGCATACTATCATCATGGTATAGATGTTGGAAATGGCAAAATTATTCATTATACAGGAGAGCCAGGGAAAAAAATAAATGCGTCTATAGAAATAACTTCTATTAATGAATTTTTAAATGGTGGGAAGCTTGAAATAGTAAAATATTCAAAGTGTTTAAGTGAAACTGAGACAATATCGAGAGCATTTGAATTAATTGGAGAAAAAAATTATAATTTGTTTTTTAATAATTGTGAACATTTTGCAAATTATTGTAAAGTAGGAGAAACTAAAAGTGAACAAGTTAATAATATGAAATATGGTACAGGTACAGCAGCAAGTACGGTGATGAGCACAACTGCAGGAATAGGAGCAGTAGCTAGTGTGGGAACAGTTGGCGGCTTGAGTGGAGCTGGAGTTATGTCTGGTTTAGCAGCAATAGGACCAGGAGGAGTAGTGGGAGGGATAGCTACATTATCAGCAGCTCCAGCAATAGCAGCAAATATTGCAATGAACAAAATATTGAATGATAATGATACCTTAACAATGGAAGAAAGAGATGCGAGAAAAGTAGGAAGAACAGCAGCTAAAGTAGGAACAGTAGCAGTAGCTGGCGGTAGTGTAGCAGCCATTTCATCTGCAGGAACAGTAGCAGGTTTAAGTGGAGCTGGTATTACTAGTGGTTTAGCAGCAATAGGGGGAACAGTAGGTGGAGGAATGGTAGCTGGAACAGCAATAGCGGTAGCAGCTCCAGCGGTAGCGGCTGTAGCAGTGGGTACTTGTATTTATAAAGCTTTTAAATGGTTAAGCAATTAA
- a CDS encoding DUF445 family protein, which translates to MEKILLQIISGAAAAGYITNDIAIQMLFKKYFGKFGGVIVRTRDSFEKNVSELVEDEVINHETLKKEIDSLEFRKELLNVVSDFYTVSLKEKCGDKTFAHIKNYDESKDVIVETFKNESKALFDQIISSGTSSIYVNNLIDEKGKEIIATNVYDLAYEVLRDKEYIYKFYNKLIEEHSEKKLSDLVTSKAFNLFEAEILKNIDGLGERILKGYSGKLQNTCESIYETLDLAEIIEDFTRNIQDKSLLDILGKEKSFILIEEVKNDFVEFIKSEEGKKILNSISTMIIEILKEQKISLSDMLDTSMKSKIDKFFIEQLPSIITEIISWIRENKENFEIGIEESVDEVISQYGVVKETILKFIRNVFMEDIAKKYAIINKGIDYLEKYKDDKKLGEKLSEKVLQMFQEKSIGEIISELEKNKIISSSGIQEFLKFNMEEIINRVPRENILTLFNIKISKMIPKTLDINSLLEEKIKAEIIIIVKNNLESGKFEKQLKETVKNEIFILKEKKLRDLIGSNKTVEFLGNYSLEKINDNKLKLIENLKNQIDENFGNKKLNEILPCESFNGAREKFRDLVGTKLEEGLKDLKGTIISDLVDNISKSKDIDEKTVDIFLNIIDNKLEEMLKGNISKVVANNIHSLDNRDLNSMVKDFMGRELRAINIAGAGLGGLVGLGAGNLSGNLEVNILLYSAIGVITNSLAIGMLFKPYKPFIGIQGVIPKNKPRFAKNMAKFVDERLLNEKVAGEMFRDKKENILKLLKDEISENNFKLVEELFLKNSDSIFNLSYEIIKCKVHENQNSIYNKIGDSIGKNKIDTIFSKDVENKLSNLKIKIIQDMDEIFFNEMRIKFRSNKALGDIIPIKVKSHVNNMLENKIEKFIRTKGIENIENTKVLNFIYESLNKKDEIFHRKLLEIIGKDTSLGKDIGNYMKQLLNDENLKKSIMDSIKIGFSKEFPKDKRMDQLFNGKLIEIVYNNKEKFIETFYNKIENLFKNERQNLINTTINGVTSELGLFQRGTYNVIGGDELIEKIVSNFLYNKVPYLIEDSKGMLSKVIEGIINEFASSSVEDFSIELNPSGVKDLVDNISTSNTGKEKIQEISKLIMSNFLDKTPEDYLKVINIKSLVDVFKLFQGDVLKLLESVKTGKEEKIQSVSNIISNLLGDFIEEDVYPLKINNLTTKFSDDDIREVMGKIYTNVFYSNTFENIGKEYTKDLGDKVKNMDVSDFVDIPNFKDNIKNLLNNEEWYLKIKGKLGENCKLDFEKNILSIFNSIEYSTKMEILDIPIDSFINSLADNFQGIIKSLNIAKVTEEEINLMSDAKLREVFLRIVGTYFRKLKIYGVNGFLFGINNLFSIFLVFIYLAQLLKSKKETEHKK; encoded by the coding sequence ATGGAGAAAATTTTGCTACAAATTATATCAGGAGCAGCAGCAGCAGGATATATTACAAATGATATAGCTATTCAAATGTTATTCAAAAAATATTTTGGTAAATTTGGTGGGGTTATTGTTAGAACTAGAGATAGTTTTGAAAAAAATGTCAGTGAACTAGTGGAAGATGAAGTTATCAATCATGAAACTTTAAAAAAAGAAATAGATTCCCTTGAATTTAGAAAAGAATTACTTAATGTAGTTTCTGATTTTTATACAGTTAGTTTAAAAGAAAAATGTGGGGATAAAACCTTTGCACATATAAAAAATTATGATGAAAGTAAGGATGTTATAGTTGAAACTTTTAAAAATGAATCAAAGGCATTATTTGATCAAATTATAAGTAGTGGAACTTCTAGTATATATGTAAATAACTTAATTGATGAAAAGGGAAAAGAAATAATAGCAACTAATGTATATGATCTTGCCTATGAAGTTCTTAGGGACAAGGAGTATATATATAAGTTTTATAATAAATTAATAGAAGAACACAGTGAAAAAAAACTTTCAGATCTTGTAACATCAAAGGCATTTAACTTATTTGAAGCTGAAATTTTAAAAAATATAGATGGACTAGGGGAAAGGATACTTAAGGGTTATTCTGGTAAATTACAAAATACCTGTGAAAGTATATATGAGACTTTGGACCTAGCTGAAATTATAGAAGATTTCACAAGGAATATTCAAGATAAATCCCTATTGGATATACTTGGAAAAGAAAAGTCATTTATCTTAATAGAAGAGGTTAAAAATGATTTTGTGGAATTTATAAAGTCAGAAGAGGGAAAAAAAATTCTAAATAGTATATCCACTATGATTATAGAGATACTAAAGGAACAAAAAATAAGCTTAAGTGATATGTTAGATACAAGTATGAAATCAAAAATAGATAAGTTTTTTATAGAACAATTACCTAGTATAATTACTGAAATTATTTCTTGGATTAGAGAAAATAAAGAAAATTTTGAGATAGGCATAGAAGAATCAGTGGATGAGGTTATCTCCCAGTATGGGGTAGTTAAGGAGACTATATTAAAATTTATAAGAAATGTATTTATGGAAGACATAGCTAAGAAATACGCTATTATTAATAAGGGAATAGACTATTTAGAAAAGTATAAGGATGATAAAAAGTTAGGGGAAAAATTATCTGAAAAAGTTTTACAAATGTTTCAGGAAAAAAGTATTGGAGAGATAATATCAGAATTAGAAAAAAACAAGATAATATCTTCTAGTGGAATACAAGAGTTTTTAAAATTTAATATGGAAGAAATTATTAATAGGGTCCCAAGGGAAAATATTTTAACTTTGTTTAACATAAAAATTAGTAAGATGATTCCAAAGACTTTAGACATAAATTCTTTATTGGAAGAAAAAATAAAAGCTGAAATAATAATAATAGTAAAAAACAATCTTGAAAGTGGTAAGTTTGAAAAACAATTAAAAGAAACAGTTAAAAATGAAATATTTATATTAAAAGAGAAAAAGTTACGTGACCTTATAGGAAGTAACAAAACAGTAGAATTTCTTGGAAATTATTCTTTGGAAAAAATAAATGATAATAAACTTAAATTAATAGAAAATTTAAAAAATCAAATAGATGAAAACTTTGGAAATAAGAAATTAAATGAAATATTACCATGTGAGAGCTTCAATGGAGCAAGGGAAAAGTTTAGAGATTTAGTGGGAACTAAATTAGAAGAGGGATTAAAGGATTTAAAGGGAACTATAATAAGTGATCTTGTGGATAATATTTCCAAATCTAAAGATATAGATGAAAAAACAGTGGATATATTTTTAAATATAATAGACAACAAACTAGAAGAAATGTTAAAGGGAAACATAAGTAAGGTAGTGGCTAACAATATACATAGCTTAGATAACAGAGATCTTAATAGTATGGTTAAGGACTTTATGGGTAGAGAGCTAAGGGCAATTAACATAGCAGGAGCTGGACTAGGTGGGTTAGTTGGATTAGGAGCAGGAAATTTATCTGGAAATCTAGAAGTTAATATATTACTATATTCAGCAATTGGAGTAATAACTAATTCCCTAGCCATAGGAATGTTATTTAAACCATATAAACCTTTTATTGGAATTCAAGGTGTTATTCCTAAAAATAAACCAAGGTTTGCTAAGAATATGGCAAAGTTTGTAGATGAGAGACTTCTTAATGAAAAGGTAGCTGGGGAAATGTTTCGTGATAAAAAAGAAAATATTTTAAAATTATTAAAGGATGAAATAAGTGAAAATAATTTTAAATTAGTGGAAGAATTATTTCTTAAAAATAGTGATTCTATATTTAATTTAAGTTATGAAATTATTAAATGCAAAGTACATGAGAATCAAAATAGCATATACAATAAAATAGGGGATTCAATTGGAAAAAATAAAATAGATACAATTTTTTCAAAGGATGTGGAAAATAAATTATCAAATTTAAAAATTAAAATTATTCAAGATATGGATGAAATTTTCTTTAATGAGATGCGTATAAAATTTAGGTCAAATAAAGCCTTAGGTGACATTATTCCAATAAAAGTTAAAAGTCATGTGAATAATATGTTAGAAAATAAAATAGAAAAGTTTATTAGAACTAAAGGAATAGAAAATATTGAAAATACAAAGGTACTTAATTTCATATATGAGAGTTTAAATAAAAAAGATGAAATATTTCACAGGAAATTACTTGAGATAATAGGTAAGGATACTTCCCTTGGGAAAGATATTGGAAATTATATGAAACAATTATTAAATGACGAGAACTTAAAAAAAAGTATAATGGATTCTATAAAAATTGGATTTTCTAAGGAATTTCCTAAAGACAAGAGAATGGATCAATTGTTTAATGGGAAATTAATAGAGATAGTTTATAATAATAAAGAAAAATTTATTGAAACTTTTTATAATAAAATAGAGAACCTATTTAAAAATGAAAGACAGAACTTAATTAATACAACTATTAATGGAGTTACAAGTGAGTTAGGGTTATTTCAAAGGGGAACCTACAATGTAATAGGAGGAGATGAATTAATAGAGAAAATAGTTTCTAATTTTTTATATAATAAGGTTCCATATTTAATAGAAGATAGTAAAGGGATGTTATCAAAAGTTATAGAAGGAATAATAAATGAGTTTGCTAGTTCCAGTGTGGAAGATTTTTCAATAGAATTAAATCCAAGTGGTGTTAAAGACCTTGTTGATAATATTTCCACTTCTAATACAGGGAAAGAAAAGATTCAAGAAATATCTAAGTTAATAATGTCAAACTTCTTAGACAAAACCCCAGAAGATTATTTGAAAGTTATTAATATAAAAAGTCTAGTGGATGTATTTAAACTTTTCCAAGGGGATGTACTAAAGCTTTTAGAAAGTGTTAAGACAGGGAAAGAAGAAAAAATACAAAGTGTTTCTAACATAATAAGTAATTTGTTAGGAGATTTTATAGAAGAAGATGTATATCCTTTGAAAATTAATAATTTAACCACAAAATTTTCTGATGATGACATTAGAGAAGTAATGGGTAAAATATACACCAATGTATTTTACTCAAATACCTTTGAAAATATAGGAAAAGAATACACTAAAGATTTAGGGGATAAAGTTAAAAATATGGATGTTTCTGATTTTGTGGATATCCCTAATTTTAAAGATAATATAAAAAATCTTTTGAATAATGAAGAATGGTATTTGAAAATTAAGGGGAAATTAGGTGAAAATTGTAAACTAGACTTTGAAAAGAATATTTTATCAATATTTAATTCCATAGAATATTCAACTAAAATGGAAATTTTAGATATTCCAATTGATTCATTTATAAATAGTCTTGCAGACAATTTTCAAGGAATTATAAAATCTTTAAACATAGCTAAAGTTACAGAAGAAGAGATAAATCTAATGTCTGATGCTAAGTTAAGGGAAGTTTTCTTAAGGATAGTAGGAACATATTTTAGAAAACTTAAAATATACGGAGTAAATGGATTCTTATTTGGTATTAACAATTTATTTTCTATATTTTTAGTATTCATATATTTAGCACAATTATTAAAATCAAAAAAAGAAACTGAGCATAAAAAATAA
- the phnW gene encoding 2-aminoethylphosphonate--pyruvate transaminase: MKNNKQIKLVIFDWAGTTVDYGCFAPLEVFIKIFQEKGINITYGEAREPMGLSKIDHIEAILKNSRITDLWKKKYNREWNKNDISDLYFNFEKKLFEILENYTTPISGIIPLAKKLRDNNIKIGSTTGYTRKMLDIVIDGAKKKGYSPDIFVTPTETSVGRPYPYMIYENMSLFNIKDPNLVVKIGDTISDIKEGINAGVWTIGVIKGSNELGLREDEVNAMDKKILGEKMRKVKEKMILAGAHMVIDDITEVYAAIKIINQKLEEKNPYLLLTPGPLTTTKSVRKAMMKDLCTWDDDYNNLVQDLRKRLLDIAYLNSKKYSVVLIQGSGTFSVEAVIGGSISSEEKLLVIANGAYGNRIGEISNILKHNYKILDFGELGAINLKTIEETIKEEKFTHIAMVHCETTTGRLNPINEVGEIAKKYNLSYIIDAMSSFGGISIDMEKTNCDFLISSSNKCIQGVPGFGFIIGKIEAIIKCKNKAKSLSLDLYSQWKTMNDFNGKWRFTSPTHVVRAFYQALLELENEGGIKEREKRYKENNAILLEGMKKFRL, encoded by the coding sequence ATGAAAAATAATAAACAAATTAAATTGGTAATTTTTGATTGGGCAGGAACTACTGTTGACTATGGTTGCTTTGCACCTCTTGAAGTATTTATAAAAATATTTCAAGAAAAGGGTATAAATATAACCTATGGAGAGGCAAGGGAACCTATGGGACTTTCAAAAATAGATCACATAGAAGCTATTTTAAAAAATTCTAGAATAACTGACCTATGGAAGAAAAAATATAACAGAGAATGGAATAAAAATGATATTAGTGACCTTTACTTTAATTTTGAAAAAAAATTATTTGAAATTCTTGAAAATTATACAACTCCAATATCTGGGATCATCCCATTAGCAAAAAAATTAAGAGACAATAACATTAAAATTGGAAGTACAACTGGGTATACTAGAAAAATGCTAGATATAGTTATAGATGGAGCAAAAAAGAAAGGATACTCTCCTGATATTTTTGTAACCCCAACAGAAACATCAGTTGGAAGGCCTTATCCCTATATGATATATGAAAATATGAGCTTATTTAATATAAAAGATCCCAATCTAGTTGTAAAAATTGGAGACACTATTTCAGATATTAAAGAGGGAATCAATGCAGGGGTTTGGACAATTGGAGTAATCAAAGGAAGTAATGAACTTGGACTTAGGGAAGATGAAGTTAATGCTATGGATAAAAAAATACTTGGAGAAAAAATGAGAAAAGTAAAAGAAAAAATGATTTTAGCAGGGGCACATATGGTTATAGATGATATTACAGAAGTTTATGCAGCTATTAAAATTATAAATCAAAAATTAGAAGAAAAAAATCCCTATTTATTATTAACACCTGGCCCTTTAACAACAACTAAAAGTGTAAGAAAAGCTATGATGAAAGATTTATGTACTTGGGATGATGATTATAATAATCTTGTGCAAGATTTAAGAAAAAGATTACTTGATATTGCATATCTCAATTCAAAAAAATATTCTGTTGTTTTAATCCAAGGAAGTGGAACTTTTTCAGTTGAAGCTGTTATAGGTGGTAGTATATCTTCAGAGGAAAAACTGCTAGTTATAGCAAATGGAGCTTATGGAAACAGAATTGGAGAAATTTCAAATATTTTAAAACACAATTATAAAATATTAGATTTTGGTGAGTTGGGAGCTATTAATTTAAAGACTATAGAAGAAACAATAAAAGAAGAAAAATTTACTCATATTGCCATGGTTCATTGTGAAACTACCACAGGAAGATTAAATCCCATTAATGAAGTGGGAGAAATAGCAAAAAAATATAATCTTTCTTATATTATAGATGCAATGAGTAGTTTTGGAGGAATATCAATAGACATGGAAAAAACAAACTGTGATTTTTTAATTTCTTCCTCTAATAAATGTATTCAAGGTGTCCCTGGCTTTGGATTTATTATTGGGAAAATAGAAGCAATAATAAAATGTAAAAATAAAGCTAAATCCCTTTCTTTAGATCTTTATAGCCAATGGAAAACAATGAATGATTTCAATGGAAAATGGAGATTCACTTCTCCCACACACGTGGTTAGAGCTTTCTATCAGGCTTTATTGGAACTTGAAAATGAAGGTGGAATAAAAGAAAGAGAAAAAAGATATAAGGAAAATAACGCTATTCTTCTAGAGGGAATGAAAAAATTTAGGTTATGA
- a CDS encoding putative 2-aminoethylphosphonate ABC transporter permease subunit, with product MLINKVIKPNSLLSEKLRDLVVIIIFLFFFIGIGLPLISLISKAFHNYNNEFVGLKNFSEYLKSPNIFSSFKNTFFISIFSTSVSLILGFIYAYGISRCNLFSKRFLKLAILLPLFAPTMLHGISLVYLFGRMGLVTTGFFGHLPFLKMNINLYGPVGIIISEVMYTLPQVYLILLVSLKNSDYRLYEVSETLGGNKFKQFISVTLPSCKYAIFSSMIVSFILSFTDFGGPKVVGGNYNVLATDIFKQVVGQQNMERGAVISILLIIPALLAFFIENNISKKQRDVFNGSSTEYKVKKCVPRDIFFNVFSYLIATAIILLIITPVVTSFIKMWPYNFKLTLNNYKFFDLNGGPLSFYKNSLIIALFTSLAGTIISYLCAYISLKTEEIILIKKINNLFFIIPLALPGMVLGLSYIFFFNSQSFYLPFIGEIANPFNLIYRTIYILILVNIIHFFSVTYMTAFTGLKKLDKEFETIASSIGIPWYKTLFKVTIPLTLDTIGEIFMYYFFNTMTTVSAVIFLYTSTTTLATVAMINLNDMGDQAKAAAMGALIIGTNLFLKFIYELIKNWRKNEK from the coding sequence ATGCTTATAAATAAGGTTATTAAGCCTAATAGTTTACTTTCAGAAAAACTAAGGGATTTAGTGGTTATTATTATATTTTTATTTTTCTTTATTGGAATAGGTCTTCCTTTAATTTCTTTGATTTCAAAGGCTTTCCATAACTATAATAATGAATTTGTTGGTCTTAAGAATTTTTCAGAATACTTAAAATCTCCAAATATTTTTTCCTCCTTTAAAAATACTTTTTTTATAAGTATATTTTCAACAAGCGTTTCATTGATTCTAGGGTTTATATATGCCTATGGGATTTCTAGATGTAATCTTTTTAGTAAGAGATTTTTAAAATTAGCTATTCTCTTACCTCTATTTGCCCCTACAATGCTACACGGAATATCCTTAGTTTATCTATTTGGAAGAATGGGCCTTGTTACCACTGGATTCTTTGGACATCTTCCTTTTCTTAAAATGAATATTAATTTATATGGTCCTGTTGGAATTATTATAAGTGAAGTTATGTATACACTTCCCCAAGTCTATTTAATATTGCTGGTTTCTTTAAAAAATAGTGATTATAGACTGTATGAAGTTTCAGAAACTTTAGGAGGAAATAAATTCAAACAATTTATTAGCGTAACTTTGCCTAGTTGTAAATATGCAATTTTCTCATCAATGATTGTTTCTTTTATACTATCTTTTACAGATTTTGGAGGACCTAAAGTTGTTGGGGGTAATTACAATGTTCTTGCCACTGATATTTTCAAGCAAGTTGTTGGGCAACAAAACATGGAAAGAGGAGCTGTTATAAGCATTCTTTTAATTATTCCAGCTCTTTTAGCCTTTTTTATAGAAAATAATATTTCAAAAAAACAAAGGGACGTATTCAACGGAAGCTCCACTGAATATAAAGTGAAAAAATGTGTACCTAGAGATATATTTTTTAATGTATTTTCATATTTAATTGCAACAGCTATAATTCTATTAATTATTACTCCTGTTGTAACTTCTTTCATCAAAATGTGGCCTTATAATTTTAAATTAACTTTAAATAATTATAAGTTCTTTGATCTTAATGGAGGTCCTTTATCATTTTATAAAAATTCTCTAATTATAGCTTTATTTACAAGTTTAGCTGGAACTATTATTTCTTATTTATGTGCCTACATATCTTTAAAAACAGAGGAAATTATTTTAATAAAAAAAATAAATAATTTGTTTTTTATAATTCCCCTAGCATTGCCTGGTATGGTATTAGGGCTTTCATATATTTTCTTTTTTAACAGTCAGTCTTTTTATCTCCCCTTTATAGGAGAAATAGCTAATCCTTTTAATTTAATCTATAGAACCATATATATTTTAATTTTAGTTAATATAATACATTTTTTTTCTGTGACATATATGACTGCTTTTACAGGATTAAAAAAACTTGATAAGGAATTTGAAACAATAGCCTCTTCAATTGGAATACCTTGGTATAAAACCTTGTTTAAGGTAACCATTCCCTTAACTTTAGATACAATTGGAGAAATATTTATGTATTATTTTTTTAATACTATGACAACTGTTTCAGCTGTTATATTTTTATATACTTCCACAACAACTTTGGCAACTGTTGCTATGATAAATTTAAATGATATGGGAGATCAAGCAAAAGCTGCTGCAATGGGTGCTTTAATAATTGGAACAAATTTGTTTCTAAAATTTATATATGAATTAATTAAAAATTGGAGGAAAAATGAAAAATAA
- a CDS encoding ABC transporter ATP-binding protein has translation MDYLEIKNIEKSYGKFKALKNISFQIKKGEFICFLGPSGCGKTTLLRAISGLENINSGKIFLNGEDITKEHPSKRNLAIVFQSYALFPNMTVEENIAFGLKNKKIQNHIIHKKIDEALKMVGLRGSEKKYSTELSGGQQQRVAIARALAFSPDILLLDEPLSALDAKVREKLRNDVKNLQKKLGITTIMVTHDQEEALALGDRILVMNSGNLVQIGTPEEIYNHPKNDFVATFIGKMNEFKINNKKIFARPEDISIAKSNDAEVFSGLILSWDYFGSYYILKIEHNKQIIEITLPKNHSLILEIGRRIFFKINKNYYKEDLCL, from the coding sequence ATGGATTACTTAGAAATAAAAAACATTGAAAAAAGTTATGGAAAATTTAAAGCTTTGAAAAACATTAGTTTTCAAATAAAAAAAGGAGAGTTCATATGCTTTCTAGGTCCCTCTGGATGTGGGAAAACAACACTTTTAAGAGCTATTTCAGGTTTAGAAAACATTAACTCAGGAAAGATTTTCCTAAATGGAGAAGATATTACAAAAGAACATCCAAGCAAAAGAAATTTAGCTATAGTATTTCAATCTTATGCTTTATTTCCTAATATGACTGTTGAAGAAAATATAGCCTTTGGACTGAAAAATAAAAAAATTCAAAATCATATTATTCACAAAAAAATTGATGAAGCCTTAAAAATGGTTGGATTAAGAGGAAGTGAAAAAAAATATTCAACTGAATTATCTGGAGGGCAACAACAAAGAGTGGCTATAGCAAGGGCTTTAGCCTTCTCTCCTGATATTTTATTGTTAGATGAACCTCTTTCTGCCTTAGATGCAAAAGTTCGTGAAAAACTGAGAAATGACGTTAAAAATTTACAAAAGAAACTTGGAATTACAACTATAATGGTAACTCATGATCAAGAAGAAGCTCTAGCCTTAGGAGATCGAATACTTGTTATGAACTCTGGTAACCTTGTTCAAATTGGTACTCCTGAAGAAATATATAATCACCCAAAAAATGATTTTGTAGCTACTTTTATTGGAAAAATGAATGAGTTCAAAATTAATAATAAAAAAATATTTGCAAGACCAGAAGATATAAGTATTGCTAAAAGTAATGATGCTGAAGTTTTTAGTGGATTAATACTTTCTTGGGACTATTTTGGATCTTACTATATCCTCAAAATAGAACATAATAAGCAAATAATAGAAATAACTTTACCTAAAAATCATAGCTTAATTTTAGAAATAGGAAGAAGAATATTTTTTAAAATTAACAAAAACTATTATAAGGAGGATTTATGCTTATAA